The following DNA comes from Phoenix dactylifera cultivar Barhee BC4 unplaced genomic scaffold, palm_55x_up_171113_PBpolish2nd_filt_p 000587F, whole genome shotgun sequence.
CTGCTAACTCCACTAGTTAGATCTTGCTGAGGAAACCCATGAGGATGCTGTATGCTTGAGCTATCACTGAAGCCATGTGTGGGTAGAGGGCTGATCCAAAACCTTGGATTCAAATTAAAATGGAAATCCAATTTCATATAAAATAATGGTTGAGAGTTCAGCATCTTACCCTGAGCTAGCTTATTCGGTTTCTTACAAAGGTAATTAACCAGAttgatttatttaaaattattttaaaaatttaaatttaaaatatcaatTAATAAAACTCTCTGGTTTGTCTAGCGcatttctaaattttaattaataaaactAATATCAATTAATAAAATTGTCTGATGTGTCTAATGTATTTCtaaatattaattaataaaactaTCTAATATGTCAAATGTATTTTTGAGATGGGATGTGTCTATTCAAAACGGTGTATGTATCTTGACATGTCTATTCAAAAAGACATGTATTAGTTATTAGTCTATTTAAGCCAAGTATACACAGCCTGAAAATGAGATCAATTTTGATAATTCTGTCGATCAGCGGTGAATGCTTAGTGGTTTGATTTCGTTGGTGCTCGATGTAGTCAAACACTAGGTGTCATTGCATCCTAGAGCCTTATTGCATGTTCCCTTCTGCACACCAGATTACTGGGGGTAAATAAAGCTTTAAGGAAAGTGGCAGTGCTACATGCCTTGATGCCTTTCTTTAAGAATATCTGATTTTTTTCCCATATGATCCAACATTCCCCTTTCAACTGTAAgtgttttcattcatcaaatccTTTCCCCTTCGTTTCCCTTCCTATTGCTCTTGCATCTTCTTGAACCTTTCTCCTTTGACCTTTTAGTGCCTGCTTATCATTGTATTCAGGAGTTTCTTCTTCAATCTATCCGTGTCCAAACATCTTTTATATTCTCCTAACTCTTGATGTCTGTTTAGAAGGTTCCTTTTCTGCTGATGCTTCCTTCAATGTTCTGCTGCAGCCTTCACATCTTAAGTATATACATCGTTACGACTATGACTGCGGGCATGCAACACTAATTGCTGTGGATTTTTGTTCAATTTGTTTTGTTTCCTAGTGTCTTTTTTAGCTCCATCATGCGTTTTGTTTCCTAGTGTCTTTTTTAGCTCCATCATGCATGATCATGAGTGGTATAATTTATAGAGGGGAAAGGAAACATGGGTAGCAAGCTTCAAGCTGTTTAGCAACCCCGTACTTGGGATCATGTTCCTCAATGAATGAGTGGTACTCATATGCCATAAATGGGTCAAGAGAAGTCAATGTTAGGATTTGCTATAATGTCCCAGTAGGAGACTATAAATCTCTTTCTTTATGTGGTTTTACTCAGGATAGTTCATTAGATTACAATGAGTTCTTTGCCCTTGTAATGACAATGACTACTATTCATGCAGCAGTACTGGTGCTACTTGTGATTAGTTTCCGTAGGAGGTGGATGTGAACAGTCATCTTTTTGGTGTTCTATTAGAAGTCTACACGCAACTTTTGGCCTTTACACTATTCCTGTTGTTCCTGTTGCACCTACTGTAGTTCCATGGGCTTAAACAGGTCCTTTATGTTTTGTTTAGCACATCCAAAGCACCGTCCTATGTCTTAAGTTTATCTAGAACCATTGTTGTACTCTCCTTATTTTTTGCTGTGAAGATTGCTTTCTATGGAGGTACTTACTATCACCATAGATTCCATGTTTGTCTATTTCTTTTGTTTATCCCTGTTACCTTGATCAGACTCTAAGTGAGGTTTCATTCTATGCTGGTCCTTTTTAGTTAACTATCTTTTAGCTGAACATTGTTTTTAAATGTCCACAATATATTTTCATCAATTACCTGCTCATGAGTTGTCCAGTTTGTAAACTTTGTATCTTCATTAGTTTTTATCTCCCATCTTTATCATTCATTTTATTCTAGTTCATACTTACACTGGTACTGCTTGGGTTCGTAATCTTGTCAAGTATTTCTGCCATTTGTTTCTCTATCATCCTTGATGATAACAAACTTCATCTTGTCATTTTTTTCCTTAATAATCTACATATCAATTGACACATCATCATATATGATAGAGGCATGCTTACATTTAAAGTAATACTTTGGAACCATTTATTATTGTTAATAGGTATACGTTGCTTTAGTTTTATGCTATGGTTGTTATTAAAAAGCCTTAATAGTTTGCTAGATTAGGTTCCTCATTTGTAGTTTTGTGATGGTCTTTCTTTTCCATCTATATCCTGGTTCAATCATGGTTCTTTAGTCCTTGGAAGTAGTGATTGCTAATTTATGGTGTCGGACCTGTTTCATAACTTCATCATTGCTCCTTTTGCTCCCATTCATTGAGCAACACAAAGTATTTTTCGCTCCCTTTACAGATTTCTTTTGTGACTTCACTTTTATTTCTGTTGTTAgcttgtaattttaattttgctAGGACATTTATGGTGAGTTCATCCTTGATGTTCTTCACTAATGCTTTTCATTGCCTGTCTTTGCTTCTTGTTTAACCTTTTCCTCAGATGGTTTTAGGCTCTTAATTTACTAATAATGTAATTTTACTTATTTGATTCTTGCTTCTTCATCATCATATGTGATCAGTTTTCTGGCTAGTATTTCCTGTCAATTATTTTTGACTTCTATTTCGTAGCTTGAGCTAACTACTAAATTCCATGTAATGTCTTCAACTTTATATTTTTATGCTTCTGTCTGTGTCAGCTTTAGAGAGGGAGTTCTTCCCTATTAACTGTTCCTTTTGTATGCATATTACAGTATTGGGTGAGTCAGGGAAATAAATGGTGCGACTTCTGCAAGATCTATATATCCAACAATCCCTTGACCATCAGAACCCATGAACTTGGTCAACGTCATAAGGACAATGTCGCTAAGAGGCTGGCTTCTATGAGAAAGGAAAGTGCTGCCAAAGAGAAGGAACAGAAAGAAGCTGCCCGAGCCCTTGAGCAAATAGAAGCTGTAAGCTTTGGGTGATCCATAAGAGAGAGTTTTTTGAGTTCTTCTTAGATTGCATTAGATTGCATGCTTTTGATTGGTCAGAGAAAATATTGCCTGTTTAGTTATGTAAAGTAGCTTGCTTGTTGCGGAACAAAAAGAAAGTTATAATAATGTTCCAAGTGCAAATTTTTGCTTAAAGATCCATCATTAACTACTGCAATTATTTTTATGTAGAACATTCAGAATAGAGCAATTGTTTGAAATGCTAttgctattttcttttcttgtctgaaaattttctgcagaaAGCTAAACGCAGTTATCAGAAGGATTTAGCAACTTTCAAGGAAGCTGCGAAATCTGCTAACCATGCATTAGAGTCCAATGATGCTGCATGTTCAGCAGCAACTAGAGATGGTAATGTAACCTTTTGTTTTTTGTCTATTTCTAATAATAAGTTAAAGCCCTAGTAATTTACCATGACATATTGGGGGGAGTTTATTGTTTTAAAACACAGATCACTACCACTTGCACAGCACGTAATGGGAAAAAAAGCTTGCCTTCTTCTCTTAACGCCCACCATTATTGTAGGGTATCTTAGGGGTTTCTCCTTCACGAGCTTAAATCATTACATGGTAGGTTTTCCTACCTCCCAACTGTCTTTTTATTTCATGGTCGGCTGTTCTCCTCCCCAGAGTTATGTTGCTGTGTATTGGCACCACTCTATATTGTTGACTTTAGTTCAGTTAGAGGCTGTTGACTctataaatttttattatttatagttTCATCCATTAAAGCCATATCAATTAGATAAGTTTCAAGGCTTTAGTTATATTACTTCCTAGTTAAAGCTGCTGCTAGTAGATGTTACAAACAACTTATTATCTTCCCTTCATGTTATTAAGTAGATATCAGTAGTGATGATATATTTGCAAAACCAATCTCGTAAGTGACACTTGTCCTGCTGGCTTGCTATTGGCAGTAATACACTTAAAACAGGTTTTCTGGTTGCAGAGTGGGAGTATGATGCTACTTCAGGATATTACTACAACGAAGCTAATGGGTTTCACCATGATCCAAACTCGGGTTTATATTATTCTAGTAATTTGGGTATTAAAATCACAACTGAGCTTGCTTTCAATTTTCTTTAAATATTTGAAggttcattttttttcattatcaTTTTAATCCTTGACCTAAATACTGTTTTTTTCTCTTAATTCTAACGATAATTTTTGTTGCAATGATGTTGCGGAAAAAGGGAAGTGGGTTACACAGGAAGAGGCATTTAAATCTTCTCAAGTTTCAAGACCTGATATGGGCCATTTATATGAATCTAAAAGTGACAAACTTACTTCAAAGACATCACAGACTAAACCTGTTGCTGAAGTTGGTGCTGCTTCCAAATATAAAGGTGGCCCAGCTCCAGGACCGGTCATTTCAACATCTCTAAATCCTATGCGAACCGTTAAAGGTGCTCCATCGTCACTTGCTATTAATAAGAGAAAAAGAGGGGATGAGAAGACAAAGGCGATGACCAAAGAGGAAGAAGCTGCTCTTAAAGCAAGGGAGGCTGCAAGACAGAGAGTGGAGAAAAGGGAGGCACCGTTATTGGGCCTCTATAGGTCATACTGATTTGCTGGTGCAGGAAAATACCTGTTAATACTTATTAGAGTGAATCGAAAGTATGCCctcaaaataatattgacctatTCTCCTAAATGAAGCTGATCAGAAGTGTATGATGACTTTTCCAGTTATGTTAaaacttgcattgcatttatattTCTCTTAAATGTGTTTTGTCTATGTTTCTTAAGGAGAATACATTTATTCTGAATGACGATATATGTTGTGAAAATgtttgcatggtaacttgcaaTGCTTTTTTTGTCCTCTTTTgacaaaatattcagatttaccTGAAGAATTCAAATGTTTTTAGGTACTGGGGGAGTATGGTTGGCCATCCACACCATATCACACCATAGCAACAAGGGATATCGATTCCTATGCCATGGTGCAGCCAATTTGTGCCTGTACTGCATATTTTGGCAtccatttttgttttttgtttttgttttttttcttgtctTTTATTGTTTCAATGCTATTTGTTTTGCCAAGTATATTGGATTCTTGACTAGGATGCCATGGTCACatgttctgattttttttttttttgttgcctgTTTATTACATAATGTCACATAACTTGCAATCAAAAGTACATGCATTAACAATTGAAACATAATTAAGTTACTAGAAGTCATGGGGCCAATAAAGGATAACAACTATTATCAAGATTCAGATGAAAGTCTTACTACTAGGGCTCATTGGACAAGTGAACTAAAGAAAGTTTACATTCGTCATATTTTTGAACAAGAATAAGCATGTTCTGTGATGGTAATGTAGTCCCTCATGTCAATACGAAAAGGAATGCTTGGAGTGCTTGGCAAGTTCATTGGTAGGGTTAGTCCCATCATTGATTTTTTcggacaaaaaaagaaaagaaaaaaaagggaggccTTTAGCTAAAGCTTGTCTAGTTGAGTTCCAATTTCGTGATTCCTCATTTTTCTCACCTCCATAGTTTCTTTTTGGTAGGACTGAAATCGGATCGGATACTAGTATATCCATAttaatatttgttttgtttgacaGATATAAATATGGATGTTAGTCGAATGCAAAAATTTATAGCTACATTTGTTTTAAACGGATAGAAATACAAATCGTATACTAAAAGTATCGGACAATTAAACTTTATAAccatataattaaatatatattactaagtggataataaatcaaattaataacATGTCAATatagtcatttattttttttaaaagttcataagtgctatattaaATTAAATAGGGTTACAAATGGAATCGGATACAGATAATtatctatccatatccatatcctttttttttttgacagatatggatataaatacgaATATTAGTCGGATACTCAAATTTCTATCTATATCTAGATAGATTTGGATACGAAAGTGGATCTGGATAAATATTATCCGATCCATTTTCACCCTTACTCTCTAGATTGTTCCACCTTCAAACAGGGGAAAATACCAGTTTGGGCCCACTCTACCCTCACTTGGCATGATTGGGGAGCTTGAGCCCAATTCAAGCTAAACCAAGGTGCACCAGCCAGGTACCTGCACTCAGCCGGTACAGAGCTGGTATTGCTAAGATTTCAATCATGAAGCTGTTGTTCCTCAGCATTTATATAGTAGAATAGAAAAACTTTAGGGTGCGTTTGGTTCGTGACCAAATTGGAATCGGAATCGGAATTGAAATTGCCATTAGAATCAGAATGGATtggaataaaaattaaaatagtcATATTCCTAAATGTATTTGGTTTATGACTGGAATTGAAATAGAATTCAAATACTAGAGGAGAGTCAGAATTGCCTCCTTGAACTAAATGGCTGGAATGAGACTCACTCATTTCTATTCCCATTTGAGAGTCCAACTCCTCCCACCCAAATATCCCTTTTGCTCTAATAGAGTGCAATGTATAACATCAATTTAAGCTGAGTAATGTTGCGGGCACCATAAATTTGCT
Coding sequences within:
- the LOC120106644 gene encoding zinc finger protein ZOP1-like isoform X2, encoding MASCNCYDSQPFITRDIKPVLSGPVWSKFKQNGNRFSCLLDLSFPLFPLLLLLFYFCDFGILKPSFQLGSDSPEQNTQEARDPGLRPLKSPSFSRQKKKSSILTKMTEYWVSQGNKWCDFCKIYISNNPLTIRTHELGQRHKDNVAKRLASMRKESAAKEKEQKEAARALEQIEAKAKRSYQKDLATFKEAAKSANHALESNDAACSAATRDEWEYDATSGYYYNEANGFHHDPNSGLYYSSNLGKWVTQEEAFKSSQVSRPDMGHLYESKSDKLTSKTSQTKPVAEVGAASKYKGGPAPGPVISTSLNPMRTVKGAPSSLAINKRKRGDEKTKAMTKEEEAALKAREAARQRVEKREAPLLGLYRSY
- the LOC120106644 gene encoding zinc finger protein ZOP1-like isoform X1; translated protein: MASCNCYDSQPFITRDIKPVLSGPVWSKFKQNGNRFSCLLDLSFPLFPLLLLLFYFCDFGILKPSFQLGSDSPEQNTQEARDPGLRPLKSPSFSRQKKKSSILTKMTEYWVSQGNKWCDFCKIYISNNPLTIRTHELGQRHKDNVAKRLASMRKESAAKEKEQKEAARALEQIEAKAKRSYQKDLATFKEAAKSANHALESNDAACSAATRDGFLVAEWEYDATSGYYYNEANGFHHDPNSGLYYSSNLGKWVTQEEAFKSSQVSRPDMGHLYESKSDKLTSKTSQTKPVAEVGAASKYKGGPAPGPVISTSLNPMRTVKGAPSSLAINKRKRGDEKTKAMTKEEEAALKAREAARQRVEKREAPLLGLYRSY